One window of Trichoderma breve strain T069 chromosome 3, whole genome shotgun sequence genomic DNA carries:
- a CDS encoding ubiquitin-conjugating enzyme domain-containing protein has protein sequence MSARSGAKRLIKELESWRKERKDEKGVERLGPINEDDLFEWEAVINGREIGSGYDEGRWLIHIQIPAQYPLQPPKMRFVTTIVHPNIALQSGEICLDLLKDKWTPTYSVLQCVRAVRMLLSYPETDSPLNVDVAALLRGGDVLGTRKLVQYWCSEPEGRYDGP, from the exons ATGAGCGCAAGAAGCGGAGCGAAACGACTCATTAAGGAGCTTGAGAGCTGGCGCAAGGAGCGCAAGGACGAAAAGGGCGTGGAGAGGCTGGGTCCGATCAATGAGGACGATTTATTCGAGTGGGAGGCCGTCATCAACGGGAGGGAGATTGGGTCGGGCTACGATG AGGGCCGCTGGCTCATACACATCCAAATCCCCGCGCAGTATCCCTTGCAGCCGCCCAAGATGCGCTTCGTGACGACCATTGTGCACCCCAACATTGCGCTGCAGTCGGGTGAGATCTGCCTCGACCTGCTCAAGGACAAGTGGACGCCGACGTACAGCGTGCTGCAGTGCGTGCGCGCCGTGCGCATGCTGCTAAGCTATCCCGAGACGGACAGCCCGCTCAACGTCGATGTCGCGGCGCTGCTTAGAGGAGGCGATGTTTTGGGGACGCGAAAGCTGGTGCAATATTGGTGCTCGGAGCCGGAGGGGAGATATGATGGCCCATAA
- a CDS encoding anp1 domain-containing protein, translated as MARPMGSVRLKKANSSTLILGAVLCIFIIIFLVSPSSPASTGRLSTIVSAQHHLSPPTSPYQSPRSGAVQGPPPVTRYNLNKVTVTSDPVRNQEHILILTPMARFYQQYWDNLLHLSYPHELITLGFILPKTKEGNQATSLLQQQIQKTQHGPEKDRFKSIIILRQDFDPAVASQDESERHKLGNQKARREVMAKARNSLLFTTLGPSTSWVLWLDADIVETEPTLIQDLAAFDKPIIVANCFQKYYNPETKKMDERPYDFNSWQDSENALKMAEQMGPDDILLEGYAELATYRTLLAYMSTPGGKQDLVVPLDGVGGTALLVKADVHRDGAMFPAFSFYHLIESEGFAKMAKRLGWQPYGLPNYKVYHYNE; from the exons ATGGCTCGTCCCATGGGGTCAGTCCGCCTCAAGAAGGCCAATTCCTCGACGTTGATCCTGGGAGCGGTGCTTTgcattttcatcatcatcttcctcgtctcgcCCTCGAGCCCCGCCTCTACCGGCCGCCTGTCTACCATCGTCTCGGCCCAGCATCACCTATCGCCCCCTACCTCGCCGTACCAGAGCCCGCGGTCAGGTGCTGTCCAAGGCCCTCCGCCGGTTACGCGATACAATCTCAACAAGGTCACCGTCACGTCCGATCCGGTTAGGAACCAGGAGCACATCCTGATCCTGACGCCTATGGCCAGGTTCTACCAACAATACTGGGACAATCTCTTGCACCTCAGCTACCCCCATGAGCTGATTACTCTGGGCTTCATCCTGCCCAAGACCAAAGAGGGAAACCAGGCGACATCccttctgcagcagcagatccaAAAGACCCAGCATGGCCCAGAGAAGGACCGCTTcaaaagcatcatcatcctgcGCCAAGACTTTGACCCTGCCGTGGCGTCCCAGGACGAAAGCGAGCGCCACAAGCTGGGCAACCAAAAGGCCCGCCGTGAggtcatggccaaggcacGCAACTCGCTACTCTTCACAACATTGGGCCCGTCCACCTCATGGGTGCTGTGGCTCGACGCCGACATCGTCGAGACTGAGCCAACGCTGATCCAAGATCTTGCGGCCTTCGACAAGCCCATCATCGTTGCCAACTGCTTCCAGAAATACTACAACCCCGAGACCAAGAAAATGGATGAACGGCCGTACGACTTCAACAGCTGGCAGGACAGCGAGAATGCGCTGAAGATGGCGGAGCAGATGGGGCCGGATGACATCCTGCTCGAGGGCTACGCTGAGCTTGCAACCTACAGAACTCTTCTTGCGTACATGAGCACTCCCGGTGGCAAGCAGGACCTGGTGGTGCCCCTCGACGGAGTTGGCGGCACCGCATTGCTGGTCAAGGCTGACGTGCACCGTGACGGAGCCATGTTCcctgccttttctttctacCACCTGATTGAGAGCGAGGGTTTCGCCAAGATGGCTAAGCGATTAGGATGGCAGCCGTATGGGCTTCCCAACTACAAA GTCTACCATTATAATGAGTAA
- a CDS encoding RNA recognition motif domain-containing protein, which yields MASDKMDRGLDEIIADKRSNGSRTRRGGDRRRDRQDYPRDGVKKSLRNEPRNLDSEWVHDRYEENTYRNRGPAPRRRRESPSGGDARGARLRVENIHYDLTEEDLDELFRRIGPITKLQLRYDRSGRSEGVAFVTYESKDDAAEAVRQFDGANANGQPIRLSIMSSGPSRNPFDTAVMPGKPLSERISAPGGRSRSLSPRRYDEEDAARRGIDRYVPGGSRSRSPMPPRRGGGGGGRRPGARREGGGRDQDAARGGRGGRGNGGNGGSDRAARTNTPRLKKTQEELDAEMEDYFNANGGAPEPAAEAAAAPSGEATAPANADDIDMIE from the exons ATGGCTTCTGATAAGATGGACCGCGGCCTCGACGAAATCATTGCAGACAAG CGCAGCAATGGATCTCGAACCCGACGCGGTGGCGACCGCCGTCGTGACCGTCAAGACTATCCCCGTGACGGGGTGAAAAAG TCTCTCCGCAACGAGCCTCGAAACTTGGATAG CGAATGGGTACATGATCGATATGAAGAGAACA CGTATCGCAACAGAGGCCCTGCACCGCGTCGCAGGCGCGAGTCTCCCAGCGG GGGAGATGCCCGCGGCGCACGACTCCGAGTCGAAAATATCCACTACGATCTCACCGAGGAGGATCTCGAT GAACTTTTCCGAAGAATTGGCCCCATCACAAAGCTGCAACTGCGTTATGATCGGTCTGGACGGTCCGAAGGCGTAGCTTTCGTAACGTATGAAAGCAAAGACGATGCCGCAGAGGCTGTGAGACAATTCGATGGTGCCAATGCGAACG GCCAGCCAATTCGTTTGTCCATCATGTCAAGTGGGCCTTCTCGAAACCCGTTTGATACTGCTGTGATGCCAGGCAAGCCTTTGTCCGAACGCATTTCTGCTCCTGGTGGCAGATCTCGATCACTCTCTCCTCGCCGAtacgatgaagaagatgccgctCGCAGGGGCATTGATCGATATGTTCCAGGCGGAAGTCGCTCCAGAAGCCCCATGCCGCCTCGCcgtggaggtggaggtggagggcGCCGCCCTGGTGCCCGACGAGAGGGTGGTGGAAGGGATCAGGATGCTGCTCGTGGTGGCCGGGGAGGCAGAGGAAACGGAGGAAACGGAGGAAGCGACCGTGCTGCACGAACAAACACACCCCGACTCAAGAAGACGCAGGAGGAACTGGAcgccgagatggaggactACTTCAACGCCAACGGCGGTGCCCCAGAGCCTGCTGcggaagctgctgctgcgcccAGCGGAGAGGCTACTGCACCCGCTAACGCTGATGACATTGACATGATTGAGTAA
- a CDS encoding NADP oxidoreductase coenzyme f420-dependent domain-containing protein, with protein MASSSVPTKVGILSLGDMGAGIARLLIAHGFPVSTNCQGRSEDTIERARNAGVELLSSDLELVQQCNVIFSVVPPRDAEATAQRIVDASSGGSRKETLYYVDLNAVAPSTCKSIVALFEKARVPVKFIDACILGGPPSLKKPSQEGEEAVWDQPSIPISGPHSLTSLPDGEKLASVLQLRSISEEIGAASGLKMCFASITKGFTALVTQSFTTAHRLGVVDELKLELNQMVPAMLTRAEKGVPGMPPKAYRWVREMEEISKTFHEEGGWDRTVFEGIAGVYKAVAEDGVLGQEKIGKRKRGTSLDDVATVMAEGLEMKKKKTE; from the exons ATGGCGAGTAGCAGTGTGCCAACAAAAGTCGGCATTTTGTCGTTGGGTGATATGGGCGCTGGCATTGCCAGGCTCTTAATTGCGCATGGCTTCCCCGTCTCTACAAACTGTCAAGGACGTAG CGAAGACACAATTGAGAGAGCCCGCAATGCCGGTGTCGAGCTTCTCTCGTCCGATTTGGAGCTTGTCCAGCAGTGCAATGTCATCTTCTCAGTCGTCCCGCCTCGCGATGCCGAGGCCACGGCTCAGCGAATTGTTGATGCCTCGTCGGGTGGTTCGAGGAAAGAGACGCTTTACTATGTCGATCTGAATGCCGTTGCACCATCGACGTGTAAGAGCATCGTGGCGCTCTTTGAAAAGGCGAGGGTGCCTGTCAAGTTCATCGACGCCTGCATCCTGGGCGGACCCCCAAGTCTCAAGAAACCTAGCcaagagggcgaagaagccgtGTGGGATCAGCCGAGTATTCCCATTTCGGGGCCTCATTCGTTGACGTCGTTGCCGGACGGGGAGAAGCTCGCGTCCGTACTGCAGCTACGATCCATTTCGGAGGAGATTGGTGCGGCGAGCGGTCTCAAGATGTGTTTTGCGTCCATCACAAAGGGATTCACAGCGTTGGTGACGCAGTCTTTTACGACAGCGCATCGGCTTGGTGTGGTGGATGAGTTAAAGTTAGAGCTCAACCAGATGGTGCCGGCGATGCTAACCAGAGCGGAAAAGGGCGTGCCGGGGATGCCGCCAAAGGCCTATAGATGGgtgagggagatggaggagatttCCAAGACGTTCCATGAGGAGGGCGGCTGGGATAGGACGGTGTTTGAGGGCATTGCTGGGGTTTACAAGGCGGTTGCCGAAGATGGGGTTCTTGGGCAGGAGAAGattgggaagaggaagagagggacTAGCTTGGATGATGTTGCAACGGTGATGGCAGAGGgactggagatgaagaagaagaagacagagtAA